In Scyliorhinus canicula chromosome 18, sScyCan1.1, whole genome shotgun sequence, a single window of DNA contains:
- the LOC119953375 gene encoding sphingosine 1-phosphate receptor 3-like, producing MALSTGYQDNEIIIRHYNYTGRLQNRTVGVPNNAKVVILLLACILIVIENVMVLVAIWKNKKFHTRMYYLIGNLALSDLLAGVAYVFNILMSGSRTLTLTPTQWFIREGSMFVALCASTFSLLAIAIERHMTMVKMRPYDAKKQYRLFLLLGACWMISILLGVLPQIGWSCIDELQSCSTMLPLFAKSYVAFCITILTIILFSVVILYIRIYRLVSTSSRKVEARKNAKSSQSERAMALLRTVMIVLGVFIACWSPLFIFLMLDVACSHKQCKSLYKADWCVALAVLNSALNPIIYTLSSREMRGAFLKLLCGCLVGSNVARSLPIAPTVDNSRSKSSGSNFNKPKEEVDSPTMLISACLVKSSDFSLEKGKS from the coding sequence ATGGCTTTGTCCACTGGTTATCAGGACAATGAGATCATCATCAGGCATTATAACTACACAGGACGGTTACAAAACAGGACAGTGGGTGTTCCAAACAACGCCAAGGTTGTAATACTCCTACTGGCTTGTATATTAATAGTCATTGAGAATGTGATGGTCCTTGTGGCCATTTGGAAAAACAAGAAGTTTCACACGCGGATGTACTACCTAATCGGGAACCTTGCCCTTTCCGATCTCTTGGCTGGTGTGGCCTACGTATTTAACATCCTTATGTCCGGTTCTCGTACTCTGACCTTGACACCAACCCAATGGTTCATCAGAGAGGGCAGTATGTTTGTGGCCTTGTGTGCGTCAACCTTCAGCTTATTGGCTATCGCCATCGAAAGGCACATGACCATGGTGAAAATGAGACCATACGACGCCAAGAAACAGTACAGGCTCTTCTTGCTTTTGGGCGCCTGCTGGATGATCTCCATTCTCCTGGGAGTCTTGCCTCAAATTGGATGGAGCTGCATTGACGAGCTCCAGTCATGTTCCACGATGCTGCCGCTCTTCGCCAAAAGCTACGTCGCCTTTTGCATCACCATCCTAACCATCATCTTGTTTTCCGTCGTGATCCTGTACATCCGCATCTACCGTCTCGTCAGCACCAGCAGCCGCAAGGTCGAAGCCCGGAAGAACGCCAAGAGCAGCCAGTCGGAGAGGGCCATGGCTCTCCTGCGCACGGTCATGATCGTCCTGGGGGTCTTCATAGCCTGCTGGTCACCGCTCTTTATCTTCCTGATGCTCGATGTAGCTTGCAGTCACAAGCAATGCAAGAGCCTCTACAAGGCGGACTGGTGCGTTGCCCTGGCCGTGCTGAACTCAGCCCTGAACCCCATCATTTACACCTTGTCCAGCAGGGAGATGCGAGGGGCCTTTTTGAAGTTGCTCTGTGGTTGTCTGGTGGGCTCGAACGTGGCCAGGAGCCTGCCGATAGCACCCACAGTAGATAACAGTAGGAGCAAGTCCAGTGGGAGCAACTTCAACAAACCTAAGGAGGAGGTTGACTCCCCAACAATGCTCATTTCAGCCTGTCTGGTTAAGTCAAGTGACTTTTCACTGGAGAAAGGAAAATCTTGA